GGGGTTTAATAATCAGACATCTTGTCTTGCCTGAAGATCTTTCCCAGACAGAGGAGGTTATAAAATTTGTGGCTGAGGAGGTCTCACGGGAGACCTATTTTAATCTTATGGATCAGTATAGGCCCTGTGGAGAGGCCTGGAAGTATCCCCCTTTGGATAGAAAAATAAATAAGGACGAATGGAATCGGGCCCTTGCCCTGACTAAGAAATATGGTCTCAAAAGGCTTGACGATAGAAGGGCCAGATACTGGGATTAATCTCTTTGCTATCGGAGATATTCACGGATGTCTCCTGCCCTTAGAGGCCTTGCTTTCAAAGCTTCCCATCCTTTGGGGAGTGGATTACCTTATTTTTCTTGGGGACTACATTGATAGGGGACCAGATTCAAGAAAGGTGCTTGAGCTGATTATAGAACTTAAAAAGTCTTATCCTGAAAGGGTGTTCCCTTTAAAGGGAAATCATGAATGGCTCTTTGAGAGGTATTTGATAGGTCTTGATGTGAATGTTTTCTTATACAATGGGGGAGCCTCTACTTTGAGAGATTATCTTGAAGATCGAGATTTAAAGATTCCTCAGGAGCATGTGAATTTTATAAAAAGCCTTCCTCTTTTTCTTGAGACCTCATCTTACATATTTGTTCACGCTGGACTCCATCCAGAGAAACCACTTGCCCTTCAAACAGAAGAAGATCTTCTCTGGATCCGGCAGAGATTTTATTATTACCCAGGAAAATTTCCCAAAAAGGTGGTCTTCGGTCATACCCCCTTTCCAGAAGTATTACACTTAGAGGATAGAGTTGGCCTTGATACAGGCTGTGTTTATGGAGGAAAGTTATCAGCTATTAGACTTCCTGATGAAGAGCTTTTTCAAATTGAGTGCAGGAGGAGGTAAAAAATGTCTGATGAAAGAAAAAAACTTTCCTGGCGAGAGATTGATAAACTTAAAGATTCAAGTGGCTTATCTAAACTAAGGAAAAAGATGGAACAAAGTAGAAGCCATAGATCTGTTGAGGACAAAAAATCTAAGGAGAGATACCTTAAGGAGCTTGATAAACTTTTTACAGGAAAAGAGGTCTCTGAAAAAGAGGAATACCTTAAAAAACTGCATTTGAGTGTGGGAAGGAGGGATTTTCAAAAGATGCTTCATGATTTTTATCAGAGATTTGGTCTGCCCGACGAACCAAGGGACTTACTTTTATTTCTTGATGCTGGGGAAAGAGAAATTTTTTTCGGGGCTTGCGAAAAGATCAGAGAAAACTTTGGAAACTTCTCACTTTCAGAAAAACAGAGCCTTATAGCAAAACTAAAATCTTTAAAGCTTTCCTTAAGGGACGAAACCCTTTCCTACAAAGTTGAGAAATTACTTAAAGAGTTATCTCTTTAAACTATGTCAGAGTTATTACAGGAGTTTTTGCTTTATCTTGCTGGAAGTAAAAACTATTCTTTGAATACTATAAACGCCTATGCCTCAGATATAGCTGATTTTTTGAGGTTTTTAGAATCTCAAGGCCTTCATCTTAATGAGATAGAGCTCACAACCATAAAGGGTTATTTAGCTTTTCTAAAAGAGAGGGGCTATAATCCCTATTCTATGGCCAGAAGACTTTCAAGTCTTAAAAATTTTTTATATTTTCTCCTTGAGAAAGGCCATATTCAGATTGATTTTTTATCTCATCTTGAGGGTCCAAAGCTTCCCCAGAGGCTCCCTAAGGTTCTCTCCTTAGAGGAGGTGGAAAGACTCTTGCAAGCCCCGGACCTTTCCACCCCCCTTGGTTTTAGAGATAGAACCATGCTTGAAGTTCTCTATGGTACAGGTTTAAGAGTCTCGGAGCTTGTGAGGTTGAAAATTGAAAATTTGAATCTTAATCTGGGGTTAGTGAGGGTTTTTGGAAAAGGGGAAAAAGAGAGGTTAGTGCCCTTAGGGGAGATAGCCTTAGAGTATCTTACCCATTATCTTCAAAACATAAGGCCCCTTTTTGAAGGCTCAAAGAGTAGAGGTTTTCTTTTCTTAAATCGAAGGGGTGGGGCTTTAACGCGTCAGAGGTTTTGGCAAATTTTAAAGGGATATGCCTGCCAAGTTGGGCTTGATGTCTCAAAGATTTCTCCCCATGTCCTGAGGCATACCTTTGCCACCCATCTCCTGGAAGGTGGAGCAGACCTCAGGGCCCTTCAGCTTATGCTTGGACATAGCAGTTTACTCACAACTCAGATTTACACTCACTTGGATCTCAAAAATTTAAAAAGGGCTTATGAAAAATATCATCCTCGGGCAAGAGAATGAAAACCCAGCACCTTCCCTGGAAGGAATTTTCCAGATATTTAGAGGTTCCGGAGCAA
This window of the Caldimicrobium thiodismutans genome carries:
- a CDS encoding metallophosphoesterase family protein; the protein is MTIEGPDTGINLFAIGDIHGCLLPLEALLSKLPILWGVDYLIFLGDYIDRGPDSRKVLELIIELKKSYPERVFPLKGNHEWLFERYLIGLDVNVFLYNGGASTLRDYLEDRDLKIPQEHVNFIKSLPLFLETSSYIFVHAGLHPEKPLALQTEEDLLWIRQRFYYYPGKFPKKVVFGHTPFPEVLHLEDRVGLDTGCVYGGKLSAIRLPDEELFQIECRRR
- the xerD gene encoding site-specific tyrosine recombinase XerD, with translation MSELLQEFLLYLAGSKNYSLNTINAYASDIADFLRFLESQGLHLNEIELTTIKGYLAFLKERGYNPYSMARRLSSLKNFLYFLLEKGHIQIDFLSHLEGPKLPQRLPKVLSLEEVERLLQAPDLSTPLGFRDRTMLEVLYGTGLRVSELVRLKIENLNLNLGLVRVFGKGEKERLVPLGEIALEYLTHYLQNIRPLFEGSKSRGFLFLNRRGGALTRQRFWQILKGYACQVGLDVSKISPHVLRHTFATHLLEGGADLRALQLMLGHSSLLTTQIYTHLDLKNLKRAYEKYHPRARE